The nucleotide sequence CATGGCCCACCCGCGCCTGATGATGCTCGACGAGCCGTCGCTCGGTATCTCCCCGGCGGTCGTCGAAGCCACGTTCCGCACGATCCGTGAGCTGGCACAGGAACGGTCCATGAGCGTGCTGGTCGTGGAGCAGAACGTGAAAGCCCTCGCTGCCATCGCCGATCGGGTGTACGTCCTCCGCAACGGCTCGATCGTCCTTGAGGAGTCCGGGGCCGAGGCCCAGCAACGCCAAGTCTGGTGGGACCTGTTCTGATGCGACCCTCAGTAGTCATCGGCGCGGGCATCCTCGGTCTGGCCACCGCCCGCGCCCTGCAGCGGCTGGAACCGGACCGACCCGTCCTGGTGCTGGAGAAGGAGGACCAGCCGGCCGTGCATCAGACCGGGCACAACTCCGGAGTCATCCACTCCGGGCTCTACTACAAGCCCGGCTCGCTCAAGGCTCGGCTGGCCGTCGAGGGAGCGGCGGCCCTCAAGGAGTTCTGCGTGGAGCAGGGCATCCCGATGGACGTGCCCGGCAAGCTGGTCGTCGCGACCCGCGACGCTGAACTGCCGCAACTGGACCGACTGTTGGACATCGGGCGGCAGAACGGCGTACCCGTGCGCCGGCTCGACCCGCATGAGATCACGGAACGCGAACCGCACCTGCGCGTCCTCGGTGCCCTCGCCGTGGACTCGACCGGCACGGTCGACTACCGGCTGGTGGCCGCCGCACTCGCCGACTGCCTGCGCGCGGCCGGTGGCGAGATCCGCACCGGAGTGACGGTGACGTCGATCGACACCGTAAAAGGGGTGACCCGGGTCCGCACCTCCGACGACGTGATCGAGGCCGCCCGGGTCACCGCGTGCGCCGGCCTGCACAGCGACCGGCTCGCCCGTGCGTCGGGCATCGATCCGGGCGTACGCATCCTGCCGTTCCGCGGCGAGTACAGCGAGATCGTGCCCGAACGCGCTCATCTGGTGAAGGGCCTGGTGTACCCGGTACCCGACCCTGAGCTTCCGTTCCTCGGAATCCACCTCACCCGCGGCATCGACGGAACGGTCCACCTCGGTCCCAACGCCGTGCCCGCGCTGGCCCGTGAGGGCTACCGCTGGACCGACGTGGTGCCGCGCGACGTATGGGAGTCGATGTCCTATCCCGGGGCATGGAAGATGGCCCGCCGGTACGCGCGCACCGGCGTCCAGGAGATCGCACGGTCGCTGGCCGGCCGCGCCCTGGTCCGGTCGGCACAGCAGATGCTGCCCGACCTGCGCCCCGCCGATGTGCGGCGATCCGGGGCGGGCGTGCGGGCGCAGGCGGTGACGCGCGCCGGACAACTGGTCGACGACTTCCTGTTCCTGCGCGACGGCCGCACCCTGCACGTACTCAACGCGCCGTCGCCGGCCGCGACGGCGTGCCTGCCGATCGGCGAGCACATCGCTCGGGAGCTGTGCGCGGAGTGACGACGGGTTCGTGCACGCGGCCGGTACCACGCTGTTCCAAAAGGGCCGGTCGTGACCTGGAGCGATGAGCTGAGCGAGCAGGTACACGGGGCCACTTACATGCGATGGACGACCAACGACCCGCCAAGTGCCGCCGCAGTACCAGAAACAACGCCATCCAGAACAGGACGTGTGGTGACCAGGACCGGACCCAGCGGAGCCGAACGGGGCATGACCTCGTACGCCGACGTCGGCTTCAGCCGCTTCCTCAGGGGCGCGTTCCTGTCCGCGGCCGGGTTCGGCTCCGAAAACCTCGAGCGGCCGGTCGTCGGTATCGAGCGCCGTCGGCGGCCCGCTCTCCCTCGTTCTGGACGGCGACCTCGTCCGGCTGGACGTCGACCACAGGCGCATCGACCTGCTGGTCGACGAGGACGAACTCGAGCGGCCACGGCTCGAACAGCCAGCCCCAACGGTCCCGGCTCGTGGCTGGCGGCGGCTGTACGCCGAGACCGTCACTCAGGCCCACCTGGGCGCCGACCTGGACTTCATGACCGACGGGTCGGGCGAGAACCCGCCGTTCGCGGTGGGGGCGATTCCCGATGCGTGAGGTCCGGGCCGGCAACGGGCTCTGACCCCGATCGCTCTCGCCACCGAACGGGAGGCGGTTACGGCAGCCCGGACGACGGCCGGTGTCGCGGATCAGGCCGACGCGCGCCATTCGCGTCCGAAGCACGACCCAGCTCGATCACCTCATGATCAACCCCACCCTTCTGACCGAGGCCCTCTCCCCCTCGTCGACAACCACGACCGCCTCATGCCCCGGTGCCCGGCGGAACCCCGAAAGGCAGACAACTGATGAAGATCACTTCCGTGCGCGCCGTCGCTGTGCGTGTCCCCGTGAAGCGGCCGACCCGCATCTCGACGCGTGTTCTGGACAAGCGCGACTACGTGCTGGTGTGGGTCAAGCGTGAGGACACCGAGGAAGAAGGGATCGGCTACATCTACGCCGGCACGTCGGGCGGCGCAGTCGTCGCCGAAGCGGTCAACGGCATGCTCGCTCCGACGCTCCTCGGCCGGCCTGCTGACGACATCGTCGGGGCGTGGGACGCGATGTACCAGGAGACGCTCCTGCACGGCCGGCGGGGGGCGGTGATGCGGGCCATCTCCGCGGTCGACATCGCGCTGTGGGACCTCTCCGCGAAGCGGGCCGGCCTGCCGTTGGCGGTACTCCTGGGAGGCAGTGCCGCGTCGGTGCCGGCGTACGCCTCGGGCGGGTACTACCAGCCCGAGGAGGGGAACTGGGCCGACGCCGTGACCCGGGAGATCGCGGGCAACATCGAGAGCGGCTTCACCGACCACAAGATCAAGGTCGGCGGGCTGGCAGTCACCGAGGACGCGGCCCGGGTGCAGGCCGCGGTAAAGACGATGGAGGGCCGCGGACGCCTGGCGATCGACGCCAACAACGCCTACCGCACGGTCGCCGAGGCGGAGCGCGCGCTGCGTGCTTTCGAGGAGGCGGCCGGTGACACGGGGCTGTGGTGGTACGAGGAGCCCCTGTCACCCGACGACGTGCACGGCCACGCGCGGCTGCGCGACCGGAGCAGGACACCGATCGCCACCGGCGAGATCGCCGCTTCCCGGTGGGAGTTCCGCGACCTGATCGAGCGCGGCGCCGCGGACATCCTCCAGTCGGACGCGGGCGTCATGGGTGGAGTCACGGAGTTCCTGCGGGTGGCCGCGGCGGCCGCGACCTTCGCATTGCCCATCGCGCCCCACTGGCACGCGAACCTGCATGCGCACCTGTCGGCGGCGATCACGAACTGCATGACGGTCGAACACTTCGCACTGGAGAAGGACATCTACAACTTCGAACTGTTGGTCACTCCGGACACCCGTCTCGCCGTCGCCGAGGGGCACGTTCTGGTCCCCGAGCGTCCCGGGCTAGGGTTTGACCTTCAGAACGACGCAGTAAGGCGCTTCGCGATGTAGTCATGTCGGCGACGTGACCGGGTCGCATGCGCAGTGGAGTGGAGGATTGTTTCGATGAGCTATGACGGCGGCATCGCCTCGGTGGAGCGCGCTCTCGAGCTCATGGAGGCCCTGCTCGACGGACCGGTGGGTGCGACGGCCCTGGCCGCGCGGATGGGCGTCAGCAAGGCGACCGCCTTCCGGATCGCCCGCACGCTGCAGAACAAGGGGTACGTGGTCCAGCTCGACGACACCCGGTACACCCTCGGCCCGCGCTGCCTGATGCTCGCCGCCTGGGCCTTCGGGCACATCGACATCCGTCGCGAGCTGCGCTGGGCCGAGGAGGAGATCTACGAGCGCACCGGAGAGACCGTGCTCCTCTCGGTGCTCGCGGGCAGGAGCTCGGTCTGCGTCGACTCCATCCCGTCGAAGCACTCCGTCGTCTCCATCGCCTCGGTGGGCGAGGTCTGGCCGGCCCACACCAGCTCCGCAGGCTTGTCCTTCCTCGCCGACGACCCCACGCTCCTCGAGACGTACCTCGAGGAGCCGCTGCAGGCAGCGACCGGGCGCACCGTGGCGGATCCCGACGAGTTGCGGCGGCTCCTGGCCCAGTACCGGGCTGATGGTTACGCCGTCAACCGCGGCTACTGGCGGGACGGCGTGTGCGCCGTGGGCGCTGTGGTCCACGACGCCAGCGGCAGGGCCATCGCGGCGCTGTCGGCGATGATGCCCGAGTTCCGGCTGGAGGAGGCCGGGGTCGAAGAGCTGGGCCTCCTCGTCATGGACGTCGCCGCGCGCGCCAGCGAGCGGCTCGGCTATCGCGGCAGCAAGCCGGTCAACCCCACCGTCTGACCCGACCGCGTCCTCAACCTGACCACCATTTCCTGCCGGTTACGCCGTCGACCGCAGCTTCTGGTGGGACGGCGTATACGCCGTGGGCACTATCGGCGCTGATGCCCGGTTCCGGCTGGAGGAGGCCGGGGTCGAAGACCAGGGCCTCATCGTCATGACGTCGCCGCGCGCGCCGGCGAGCGGTGACGCTATCGCGGCAGCACGCCGGTCAACCCCACCGTCCGACCCCGTCGCGTCCGCGCAACCTGACCACCCCCAGCCCAGCCCCCAGTCTCGACGCCCTGGCGCTCGGCGGCGGACGATGGAGCAGTGGGCGTGCCCCAGTCGCGGGCTATGACGACCTGCGAGCTGGTCCCAAGAAGGCAGTGCTGTTTCTTTTTCGAGCATGGGGTTGCGCTCTGAGAAACATCTGCTTAACGTCCGTGGCGGTGAACGTCCCTCGCCGGCTCGGCCGGACGACGTCGCCGATCTCCTTGGGGGAGCGGCCTGGCGCATGTCGCCTCAACCCGGAAAGTGCAGGGATCAATGACGATCAACCAGAGTGTCGACCTCCCGGACGTCGCTGACGTCCTGGTCATCGGGGCCGGTGCATCCGGCTCGGTGGCGGTCAAGGCTCTCGCCGAGAGCGGCTTCTCGGTGGTGTGTCTCGAACAGGGCGACTGGACTCCGCCCAGTGCCTTCGCCGGCGACAAGCCGGAGTGGGAGCTGGTCAAGCAGAAGCAGTGGCACCCCAACCCCAACGTGCGCGCCAACGCGGCGGACTATCCCGTCGACACCAGTGAGTCGGACGTCAACCCGCTGATGTACTCCGGCGTGGGAGGCAGCACGATCCTCTACGCCGCGCACTGGTGCCGCTTCCTCCCTTCGGACTTCCGAGTCAGGACCCTCGACGGGATCGCCGACGACTGGCCCTTCGACTACGCGGAACTCCAGCCGTTCTACGAGCGCATGGACCGCGAGGTCGGCGTCTCGGGTCTCGGCGACAATCCGGCGTACCCGCCGGGTGCGGCCTATCCCCTGCCCCCTCTGCCGATCGGCAAGATCGGACGCAAGGCCGCCGAGGGCATGGACCGGCTCGGCTGGCACTGGTGGCCCGGCGCGAACTCCATCCCGTCCCGCGAGTACCGGCACCGCCCCAGCTGCCTGCGCTACGGCACCTGCCTGACAGGCTGCCCGGCCGGCGCCAAGGCAAGCACCGACCTCACCCACTGGCCGGACGCCCTCAAGGCCGGAGCCAGGCTGGTGACCGGCGCACGCGTCAGCGAGGTCACCGTCGACGCGCAGGGCCGTGCGAGCGGCGCCGTCTACATCGACCGCAACGGCACCGAGCGGCGCCAGAAGGCCGGGGTCGTGATTGTCGCGGCCAACGGCGTCGGCACGCCGCGGCTGCTGCAGATGTCGACGTCGGCTCTCTTCCCCGACGGCCTGGCCAACAGTTCCGGGCTGGTCGGACGCAACCTCATGATGCACCCCTACGGCGCCGTCGTCGGGACGTATGAGGACCCGCTGGACAGCTGGCTGGGCCCCGCCGGTCAGTCGATCGAGTCGATGCAGTTCTACGAGACCGACACCTCGCGCGGGTTCGTACGCGGTGCGAAGTGGAACGTCATGCCCAGCGGCGGTCCGCTCGGGATGCGCTCGGGGTACGGCGGCCGGCCGGTCGACGAGTCGTGGGGGGCGAACTTCCACCGCAACGTCAAGGCCAACCTCGGGCGGTCGTTCGAGTGGGGCATCATCGCCGAAGACCTGCCCGACGAGGCCAACCGCGTCGTACTCGATCCCGAGCTGACCGACTCCGACGGCCTGCCCGCACCCAAGCTGATCTACACGAGCTCCGAGAACACCAGCCGCCTCATCGACTTCCACGTGGACCGCGCGCGTGAGGCCCACGAGGCGGCGGGCGCCATCACCACCTCGGAAACCAGACTCATGCGTGACTGCGGGTGGCACCTGCTCGGCACCGCCCGGATGGGCAACGACCCCGCCAGATCGGTCATCGACCAGTGGGGCAGGGCCCACGACGTGCCCAACCTCTACGTCATCGACGGCAGCACCTTCGTGACATCGTCCGGCGTCAACCCGACAGCGACGATCATGGCGCTCGCGCTCCGCTCGGTCGAACACCTCATCGCCAACCGCCGGGACCAGACCGTGTCCTCGGCGCCCGTCACTCTCTAAGGAGCGCTCTCCATGCTCACTCCTGACCAGCGCGAACGGTTCGCCTCGCTCGCGGACCTCCTCATCCCTGCCGCCGAGGGCATGCCCTCGGCCAGCCAGGCAGAGGTGCCGACCAGATGGCTCGACGACGCCCTGGGATACCGGCCGGACCTGGTGCCCGCCCTCAACGAGGCCCTGCAGGCAGCCGGCGACCTCCCTGCCGACGAGGCCATCGAGGTGCTCAACCGGGACCACATCCCGGCATTCGAGGCGTTCGGCACGCTGACGGCAGGTGCCTATTTCCTCAATCCCGATGTGCGGCAGCTCATCGGCTATCCGGGCCAGGTGGCCACGCCGCCGAAAGACGACACCCACACGTACTTCGACCTGCTGGAGAACGTGGTGGAGCGTGGCCAGGTCTACCGGGACGTGCCCGGCGTCGACCAACCGTCGTGACGGGCCGAACGAACAGCACTTCACGTCAGGGAGGTCACATGAGCCTGAGGATCGTTGTCACTGTGAAGTACGTGCCCGACGCCACCGGCGACCGGCACTTCGCCGATGACCTGACCGTCGACCGTGACGACGTGGACGGCCTGCTCTCCGAGCTGGACGAGTACGCGGTCGAGCAGGCGCTGCAGATCGCCGACGAGGCCGACGACGCCGAGATCACCGTGCTGACCGTTGGTCCGGAGGACGCCAAGGACGCGCTGCGCAAGGCGCTGTCGATGGGCGCGGACAAGGCGATCCACGTCGAGGACGACGACCTGCACGGCACCGACGCCATCGGTACCTCGCTGGTGCTGGCCAAGGCGATCGAGAAGGCCGGCTACGACCTGGTGATCTCCGGCATGGCGTCCACGGACGGCACGATGGGTGTCGTGCCGGCGCTGCTGGCCGAGCGTCTGGGTGTTCCGCAGGTCACGCTGCTGTCGGAGGTCTCGGTCGAGGACGGCACGGTCAGGGGCCGCCGTGACGGCGACGCCGCCTCCGAGCAGCTGGAGGCCTCTCTCCCGGCCGTGGTGTCGGTCACCGACCAGTCGGGCGAGGCGCGGTACCCGTCCTTCAAGGGCATCATGGCCGCGAAGAAGAAGCCGGTGCAGGCCTGGGGCCTGTCCGACCTCGACATCGAGGCCGAGGACGTCGGTCTGGAGGGCGCCCACACGGTCGTCGCCTCCGCGGCCGAGCGTCCGGCGCGCACCGCCGGCACGATCGTCAAGGACGAGGGCGAGGGCGGCAAGCAGCTCGCCGCCTTTCTCGCGCAGCGCACATTCATGTGATGCCGCCTCGCGAGCCGGAAGTTCATCTGAGAAGGGTTCACGGATCCATGGCTGAAGTTCTCGTCTACGTCGACCACGTGGACGGCGCCGTCCGCAAGCCGACGTTGGAGCTGTTGACGCTCGCTCGTGGCATCGGTTCGCCGGTCGCGGTGGCGCTGGGGGCGGGTGCTGCTGACACGGCCGCGGTGCTGGCCGAACATGGTGCGACCCGCGTTCTCACCCACGAGGCCGCCGAGTACGGCGACTACTTGGTCGTCCCGAAGGTGGACGCCCTGCAGGCCGCGTACGAGGCCGTCTCCCCGGCCGCCGTGCTGGTCCCGTCCTCCGCGGAGGGCAAGGAGATCGCCGCGCGCCTGGCGCTGCGCATCGGCTCCGGAATCATCACCGACGCGGTCGGCCTGGTGGCCGGCGAGGAGGGCCCGGTGGCCACCCAGTCGGTGTTCGCCGCGTCCTTCACCACCAAGTCCCGTGTCTCCAAGGGCATCCCGGTCATCACGGTCAAGGCCAACAGCGCGGCGGTGGAGGCGGCTCCGACCGCCGGTGCGATCGAGGCACTGTCGGTCACTTTCTCCGCGCAGGCGACCGGTACCAAGGTCACCGGGCGTACGCCGCGTGAGTCGACCGGGCGTCCGGAGCTGACCGAGGCCGCGATCGTGGTCTCCGGCGGCCGTGGCGTGGGCGGCGCGGAGAACTTCGCGATCATCGAGGCGCTCGCCGACTCCCTCGGCGCGGCCGTCGGCGCCTCGCGTGCCGCCGTCGACGCCGGCTGGTACCCGCACTCCAACCAGGTCGGCCAGACCGGCAAGTCGGTCTCGCCGCAGCTGTACATCGCCTCCGGTATCTCCGGCGCGATCCAGCACCGGGCCGGCATGCAGACCTCGAAGACGATCGTGGCGATCAACAAGGACGCCGAGGCCCCGATCTTCGACCTGGTCGATTACGGCGTGGTCGGCGACCTCTTCGACGTCGTCCCCCAGCTCACCGAAGAGGTCACGTGCCGGAGAGCATGAATGCGCGCTACCGGATCTCCTCCCTCGACAAGGGCCTGAAAGTCCTTTCCTCCTTCACTCCGCAACGACGTCAACTCGGCGCCAGCGAAGTGGCACGGCTTTCCGGCATACCGGTGTCGACTGCTTACCGTATTCTGCGCACTCTGGCGGATTCTGGATTTGTCGAGCAGCTCGAAGACGGAAACTTCACACCGGCCGTGGGTGTCCTGAAGCTCGGCTTTGCGGCATTGCAGAGCAACGAAGTGGTCGAGGCTGCGAGCGGTCCGCTGAGGGAGCTTCGGAAGAGCACGGGTGAGACATGCAATCTCGGCGTCCTTTCCTGTGGCGACGTCGTCTACCTGTTGCGCTACAAGACGTCGCACTATGTCATCGGCAATGTCTCGGTGGGCTCCTCGCTGGCGGCCACCTGTACGGCCATGGGCAAGACCCTGCTGGCGACGCTGGAGCCGGAGGAGCTGAGCGGAGTGCTGGCGGGCATGGACCTGGGGCGCGCCGGAGTCGGGCCGCGTGCTCACCGGACCGCCGAGACACTGATGGCGGACCTGGCGGAAACCCGGGACCGCGGTTGGGGCATGCAGGACGAGGAGGTGGCACACGGCCTGCGCGCGATCGCCCTGCCGGTCCGCAACCTCGACGGCGTCGTCGCGGCGGTCGGGATCTCGGTCGAGGGCGCTCGGTGGTCGCGGGAGCGGATGATCACGGAGATTCTCGACGCCCTTCGGGAGACCGCACAGAAAGTGTCGCTGCGACTGGGACATCTCGAAGGCGTCACTGTTTATCCCCGTTGAGCAGGCACTTCGAGAAGGCGCCTCGATCCTTCTCGGTGCATGAGAAGTCCGCGACTCCGATGCGATGCGTGAGAAGCGGAACTCGACATCTCGTCGAAATTTATTCGCGGACGTTGACCGGGCTGATTTTGTCTCCTTAACGTGTGGGCAGGGCAGAAAAAAATCAATTAGGGAGAAGGTCGGACGTGACGATTCGTCGTGTCAGCGCGCGCTTTTTGGAAGCGACCCCGGCGGCCGGAGTGGTGTTCGGCGCCGGCGACTTCAACACCTACAGCATGGTCGTCGTCGAGGTGGAGGACGACAGCGGACACATCGGCTACGGGGAGGCCCTGGCCAGGCGCGGCGGAGCGATGACCGCGACGGCGGTGGAGTCGCTGCTGGCTCCCGTGCTGGTCGGCCAGGACCCCCGCAACATCGAGGGATTGTGGGTGCGCATGGTCGGCCAACTGCGCCCGTGGGGACACGTCTCCGGGGTCGTGATGGAGGCGGTCAGCGGCGCCGACACCGCTTTGTGGGATCTCGTCGGCAAGATCGAGGGCCGGTCGGTGTGGCAGCTGCTGGCAGGCGCCGGCCGACAGCAGGTTCCGGTCTACGCGTCCTCGGTCTACATCTCCGACCCCGACACCATGGTCAGAGAGGCCATCGCGCAGCAGAAGCGCGGCTTCGACCGGCTCAAGGTCAAGATCGGCCGCAAGCCCGGTGAGGGCGGCCAGAACGCCGACCTCACCGCCCTCCGCGCCATCCGGGAGGCCGTGGGTGACGACTTGATCCTGGTGGTCGACGCCAACGGTGCCTACGACGCGGCGGACGCCATTCGCATGGGCAGGGCGATGGAGCCCCTGGACATCCGCTGGTTCGAAGAGCCCGTCTTCATGGACGACCTCGGTGGCTACGAGCAGATCCACCGGATGACCTCGATCCCGTTGGCGCGCGGCGAGACCGACTTCGGGATCTTCACCATGCGCGACGTGATCGAACGGCGGCTGATCGACGTGGCACAGCCTGATCTGGGGCGCTGTGGCGGGATCACCGGAGCACGCCACATCTGGACCCTGGCCTTCGCGCACAACATCGCCTTCGCCCCGCATACGGGTTTCTCGGGTGGGCTCTCCCAGCTGGCCGCGATCCATGTCGCCGCCGCGGCACCCTCGTTGCTCGCCCTTGAATACATGTTCATCGACAACCCGTGCCGGGAAATTTTCCAGGGGGGCTATCCGCAGCCGGAGGAGGGTCTCCTTCGCGTGCCGAACGGCCCCGGCCTCGGCCTGCAACTGGACATGGACAAGATCGAGCGCTACACCGTCCGACACTAGTGTCCTGAGTCTTTGATTCGGTTCAGATATCCGGCGAGGCGTTCGAAGATCTCGTCGGCGGTCTTCGTCCAGACGAAAGGTCGGGGATCTTCGTTCCAGGTGGCGATCCAGGAGCGGATGTCTTTCTCCAGGGCCTGCACGTTCTTGTGGACGCCGCGCCGTATCTGCTTGTCCGTCAGCAGGCCGAACCAGCGCTCGTCGGGTAGGACCGCTGCATTGCTGCAGCGGTCCCCCCTCAGAACCGGCCGTGCCCGATTTCCAGGCAACCGGCTCAAGCAAGCTCTATGGCTCGCGGGCTGGTCAGAAGTGCTGGCGACTTGCCGATGCCGGTGGTCAGCCGACGGTGGCAGTGGGTGTGGATCAGACGTGGGGCGGCGGATTTGTCCGGCTTGCCGTTGCCCGCATCAGCGATGATCGCGTGTTTCCGGATCGCCGTGCGGGTGACCTTGAGCCACTGTTCCCACTGGTCGGGAGTTTGCGGCTCGTGGTCGGCGTGCAGCAACAGCCCTCCGCAGACTGGACATCGGCCGTCCTGCTTCTGCAATAGATGCAGGGTGCCTTTGCCCAGCGGGAGTTTGCCGCGGCGACGCCGCTTGGCCCAGAAGTCGACCAGGGTGGGATCGTCGGTCGACGCCGTTCCTGGCACCATCCGGTGCCGGACGATCGGCGTCCAGGCGAACTTGTAGAGGTAGAAACCGCTGGTGCGGTCCCCGAACACCCACCTGTCATACCTGAACGGGTTGAACATGCCGAAGTACCGGTCGGTCACCCAGCGCTTCGACTTGTTCGCGTGAGAGAACTTGGCCCACTTGTAGACCAGCCTCCACACGTAGGCGTCCAGCGAGTTGAACGCCCGCTTGGACACCCCGATCCGGTAGTAGGCGGCCCAGCCCTTGATGATCGGGTTGAGCTTGGCGATCACCGCGTCGGCGTTGGCCCCTCGCAGGGCCAGCATCTCGGCGGCGAGCCGTTCCCGGATCCGCCACAGGGCCGCGTTGCTCGGCTTGGTCAGCAACTTGCCGCGATAGCGTCGGATGTTGAACCCCAGGAAGTCGCAGCCCTCATCGAGGTGGACAACGCGCGTCTTGTCCTCGTTGAAAGCCAGTCCCCGGGGCGCGAGCCACGCGGCGAGCCGTGCCTTGACCTCCTCGGCTTGTTCCTGCGAGTGGCACAGGGCGAGGAGGTCGTCGGCGTAGACGACCAGAACCGGTGAGTCACGCGCCAAAATCGCGGCATCGCTGCCGAGAGTCTGGTAGCGGACTCCAGCGGCCTTTCCCATTCCATGCAAAGCGATATTCAACAACGCGGGACTGATCACCCCGCCCTGAGGAGTTCCTTCCAACGTGGGGGCGAACCAACCTTTCTCGACCACGCCCGCCTTCAGCCATCCGGCGATCATTCCCCTTCCGGGAAACGAACCCAGCGACGTGAGCAGATTATCGTGGTCGATCCGGTCGAATGCCGCTTTCAAGTCGGCGTCGAGCACCCACAGGCGCTTGGCGGTCTTGCCGCACGCCGTCGTGTGGATGGCCACAATCGCGTCATGACAGCCACGGCCGGGACGGAAGCCGTAGACCTTCGGTTCCAGCCGTGCCTCCCACTCGGGCTCCAGCGCATTCAGTGCCAGAGCTTGGAGGCATCTGTCAGCGATCACGGGAATTCCGAGCGGGCGCTGTTTTCCATTCGCCTTGGCGATATACACCCGCTTGACGGGCTTGGGTTTCCACGGGGCCGCGCCATGCTGGACCCAGTCGGCCAGCTCGGCCTTTTCCTGGGGCGGCAGGACGACTTTCCCGTCAACCCCCGCCGTCTTGCGGCCAGCGTTGACCTCCGTGACCCGCCGCACACTCACGAGTGCGTTGGCGCGGGAGCGGAGCATCAGCTTCTGCAGATTCCTGACCTTGGCCAGGTCTCCTGCCTGCGATGCCGTGAAGATGCGCTGCCGCAGACGCCGTACGTCGTCCTCGACCCTCCGCCAGTCGATCGACGGCCAGTCGGTGATCTCGCCCTCCGGTCCGTTCGCTATGCCGACGGCGGTCGCTGCGGCTTGCGCCGTCCCGGCCGCGTGTGTCGTCATGACGTCCAACTTTTCCTTCGGTTCCGGTGTCTTCGGTCTTCGTGCCTTCACAAGCTCACCAGACCCACGTCAGCACCCTTTCAGGTCGGGGTATCGGCCCCTATCCGGCCAGTTATGCGGGAACCGCCGACGGAGGTGTCGGCATGTGGTTCCCGGTTTCCTGCTGCCTTTCGGCCACCGGCATTCGCTTGCTGGGTCTTCCTGCGCCCGCTGGAGATTTGGGCCTTACTTGCGGTTGGCTTACCAGGCCAGAAACTTATTGCCTGGACTCCATCGGGGTTGTCACGTTCCGCATGAGAGAGGTGCTGCCGGGGAGGGTGCCCTCTGCACCCCGGGGACGGCGGTGCACTCCCGACCGGTCAGATATCTCCGGTCGGCGCCTGCCACTTTTCAATGGCCAGTCCCTATCTCCCGCTGAAACAACCCATCGGCGAGAGTGCTCATGACGAGGCATCATCAAGGGTTCATTCGCATTCACCCGTCCGGCATTTCCCGGCCTGTAATCCCCGGATGGAACGGGAATCCTTGGACCTTTCCTCAGGCTTCGCACCCCGCGATCACTCGCGACGCACGCTGAGGCGGGAACGAGCCCTGTGCACTGGCTCGGGTCTACACCTTCGACATCGTCGAACCTCCTTGGTGATTCCCACTCTTCTCAAGCGACTTCGTGTCGCACGACCTGGTTGAGCCAGGAGGCGCTGGTCGGCGTGAAGTGCATATGGAACCGGGGGTGGGCCAGCAGCCACTTCTGGATCGCGGGGGTCTTGTGAGTGGCGTAGTTGTCGCAGATCAGGTGGACATC is from Streptomyces sp. NBC_01314 and encodes:
- a CDS encoding electron transfer flavoprotein subunit alpha/FixB family protein encodes the protein MAEVLVYVDHVDGAVRKPTLELLTLARGIGSPVAVALGAGAADTAAVLAEHGATRVLTHEAAEYGDYLVVPKVDALQAAYEAVSPAAVLVPSSAEGKEIAARLALRIGSGIITDAVGLVAGEEGPVATQSVFAASFTTKSRVSKGIPVITVKANSAAVEAAPTAGAIEALSVTFSAQATGTKVTGRTPRESTGRPELTEAAIVVSGGRGVGGAENFAIIEALADSLGAAVGASRAAVDAGWYPHSNQVGQTGKSVSPQLYIASGISGAIQHRAGMQTSKTIVAINKDAEAPIFDLVDYGVVGDLFDVVPQLTEEVTCRRA
- a CDS encoding IclR family transcriptional regulator, with product MPESMNARYRISSLDKGLKVLSSFTPQRRQLGASEVARLSGIPVSTAYRILRTLADSGFVEQLEDGNFTPAVGVLKLGFAALQSNEVVEAASGPLRELRKSTGETCNLGVLSCGDVVYLLRYKTSHYVIGNVSVGSSLAATCTAMGKTLLATLEPEELSGVLAGMDLGRAGVGPRAHRTAETLMADLAETRDRGWGMQDEEVAHGLRAIALPVRNLDGVVAAVGISVEGARWSRERMITEILDALRETAQKVSLRLGHLEGVTVYPR
- a CDS encoding mandelate racemase/muconate lactonizing enzyme family protein, with the translated sequence MTIRRVSARFLEATPAAGVVFGAGDFNTYSMVVVEVEDDSGHIGYGEALARRGGAMTATAVESLLAPVLVGQDPRNIEGLWVRMVGQLRPWGHVSGVVMEAVSGADTALWDLVGKIEGRSVWQLLAGAGRQQVPVYASSVYISDPDTMVREAIAQQKRGFDRLKVKIGRKPGEGGQNADLTALRAIREAVGDDLILVVDANGAYDAADAIRMGRAMEPLDIRWFEEPVFMDDLGGYEQIHRMTSIPLARGETDFGIFTMRDVIERRLIDVAQPDLGRCGGITGARHIWTLAFAHNIAFAPHTGFSGGLSQLAAIHVAAAAPSLLALEYMFIDNPCREIFQGGYPQPEEGLLRVPNGPGLGLQLDMDKIERYTVRH
- a CDS encoding reverse transcriptase domain-containing protein; this encodes MTTHAAGTAQAAATAVGIANGPEGEITDWPSIDWRRVEDDVRRLRQRIFTASQAGDLAKVRNLQKLMLRSRANALVSVRRVTEVNAGRKTAGVDGKVVLPPQEKAELADWVQHGAAPWKPKPVKRVYIAKANGKQRPLGIPVIADRCLQALALNALEPEWEARLEPKVYGFRPGRGCHDAIVAIHTTACGKTAKRLWVLDADLKAAFDRIDHDNLLTSLGSFPGRGMIAGWLKAGVVEKGWFAPTLEGTPQGGVISPALLNIALHGMGKAAGVRYQTLGSDAAILARDSPVLVVYADDLLALCHSQEQAEEVKARLAAWLAPRGLAFNEDKTRVVHLDEGCDFLGFNIRRYRGKLLTKPSNAALWRIRERLAAEMLALRGANADAVIAKLNPIIKGWAAYYRIGVSKRAFNSLDAYVWRLVYKWAKFSHANKSKRWVTDRYFGMFNPFRYDRWVFGDRTSGFYLYKFAWTPIVRHRMVPGTASTDDPTLVDFWAKRRRRGKLPLGKGTLHLLQKQDGRCPVCGGLLLHADHEPQTPDQWEQWLKVTRTAIRKHAIIADAGNGKPDKSAAPRLIHTHCHRRLTTGIGKSPALLTSPRAIELA